One part of the Malus sylvestris chromosome 2, drMalSylv7.2, whole genome shotgun sequence genome encodes these proteins:
- the LOC126613881 gene encoding probable calcium-binding protein CML18, protein MSNFSFFGFQYGTPRKPPNKPAPQMSNISKERSKRYSFSRPSSQTKVEEVRYVFDKFDTNKDGRISREEYKSALKTLDKDIAEGEIAKTFKALDSDGDGFVGFTEFVEMFNMGNDEARKADIESAFRVFDLDGNGKISAEELSLVLKKLGENCSLGACRNMVKGVDSDGDGLIDMNEFTNMMGGFKTPTA, encoded by the coding sequence ATGTCAAATTTCAGCTTTTTCGGGTTTCAATATGGCACTCCAAGAAAGCCTCCAAACAAACCAGCTCCCCAAATGAGTAATATCTCCAAAGAAAGATCGAAAAGGTATAGTTTTTCAAGGCCTTCATCCCAAACAAAAGTGGAGGAAGTAAGGTACGTGTTCGATAAATTCGACACGAACAAAGACGGTAGAATCAGCAGGGAGGAGTACAAGTCGGCTCTCAAGACCCTGGACAAAGACATTGCAGAAGGTGAGATTGCCAAGACATTCAAGGCCCTTGACTCTGATGGGGATGGCTTCGTTGGGTTCACGGAGTTTGTGGAAATGTTCAACATGGGAAATGATGAGGCGAGAAAGGCGGACATCGAAAGTGCGTTTCGAGTGTTCGATTTGGATGGGAATGGGAAAATAAGTGCAGAGGAGTTGTCCTTGGTGTTGAAGAAGTTGGGAGAGAATTGCAGCCTTGGGGCTTGTAGGAATATGGTGAAAGGTGTGGACTCTGATGgtgatggtttaattgacatgAATGAGTTTACCAATATGATGGGAGGCTTCAAAACACCAACTGCTTAA